A single region of the Capra hircus breed San Clemente chromosome 14, ASM170441v1, whole genome shotgun sequence genome encodes:
- the CRH gene encoding corticoliberin has product MRLPLLVSVGVLLVALLPSPPCRALLSRGPIPGARQASQHPQPLSFFQPLPQPQEPQALPTLLRVGEEYFLRLGNLDETRAAPLSPAASPLASRSSSRLSPDKVAANFFRALLQPRRPLDSPAGPAERGTENALGSRQEAPAARKRRSQEPPISLDLTFHLLREVLEMTKADQLAQQAHSNRKLLDIAGK; this is encoded by the coding sequence ATGCGACTGCCGCTGCTCGTGTCCGTGGGCGTCCTGCTGGTGGCTCTGCTGCCCTCCCCGCCATGCAGGGCCCTCCTCAGCCGGGGGCCCATCCCGGGTGCCCGGCAGGCATCGcagcacccccagcccctgaGTTTCTTCCAGCCGCTGCCGCAGCCCCAGGAACCCCAGGCTCTTCCCACCCTACTCCGCGTTGGGGAGGAATACTTCCTCCGCTTGGGTAACCTCGATGAGACCCGGGCTGCTCCCCTCTCTCCCGCCGCCTCGCCTCTcgccagcagaagcagcagtcgCCTTTCTCCGGACAAGGTGGCCGCCAACTTTTTCCGAGCGCTGCTGCAGCCCCGGCGCCCACTCGACAGCCCAGCGGGTCCCGCGGAACGCGGCACGGAGAACGCCCTCGGCAGCCGCCAGGAGGCGCCAGCCGCCAGGAAGAGGCGATCCCAGGAACCTCCCATTTCCCTGGATCTCACCTTCCACCTCCTCCGAGAAGTCTTGGAAATGACCAAGGCCGATCAGTTAGCGCAGCAAGCTCATAGCAATAGGAAACTGTTGGACATTGCTGGGAAATGA